In Alteribacter lacisalsi, a genomic segment contains:
- a CDS encoding YihY/virulence factor BrkB family protein: MIAFIRDVIKEFQKDDVPLLAAAQAYYYLLSAVPLMILLLSVLPYLNIEPEAAVSALKSVMPDETASVFEETVVDMVSTERGGLLTFGILGTIWTASLAMNAFIQAQNSAYNVEETRSFIKARLLSIGLTICIIIALIVVLLLPVFGDVLISFISTAVALPPETEQLIRILRYVVSIVVITLILTALYYYAPNKRKPFLHVLPGALFATLAWQVVSFGFSFYVSNFGNYADTYGGLGGVIVMMLWFFLTGMILVVGGELNAVLHRRKTRGFDAQKNKNLNVFR, translated from the coding sequence GTGATCGCATTCATAAGAGATGTTATTAAAGAATTTCAAAAAGACGATGTACCGCTCCTGGCGGCAGCCCAGGCTTATTACTACCTCCTGTCTGCAGTGCCGCTCATGATTCTGCTTCTCTCTGTTCTTCCGTACCTGAACATCGAACCTGAGGCTGCTGTATCCGCTCTGAAAAGCGTCATGCCGGACGAGACTGCTTCGGTATTTGAGGAAACGGTCGTGGATATGGTATCTACAGAAAGAGGAGGTCTGCTTACCTTCGGGATCCTCGGGACAATCTGGACAGCATCCCTTGCGATGAACGCCTTTATACAGGCGCAGAACAGTGCTTATAATGTGGAGGAAACACGGTCTTTCATTAAGGCGAGGCTTTTGTCGATCGGGCTTACGATCTGCATCATTATTGCCCTCATCGTTGTTCTCCTTCTCCCGGTGTTCGGTGACGTACTGATATCCTTTATCAGTACGGCTGTTGCCCTGCCCCCGGAAACGGAGCAGCTGATCCGGATTCTCCGTTACGTGGTAAGTATTGTTGTTATCACACTGATTCTGACCGCACTTTATTACTATGCTCCAAATAAAAGAAAGCCGTTTTTACATGTGCTGCCCGGTGCCCTGTTTGCAACGCTTGCCTGGCAGGTTGTTTCATTCGGATTTTCCTTTTATGTAAGCAACTTCGGGAATTACGCCGACACTTATGGTGGTCTGGGCGGGGTCATTGTTATGATGCTGTGGTTTTTCCTGACAGGTATGATCCTTGTGGTAGGCGGCGAATTAAATGCTGTCCTGCATCGCAGGAAAACAAGGGGCTTCGACGCCCAGAAAAACAAAAACCTGAATGTCTTCCGTTAG
- a CDS encoding S1C family serine protease, whose protein sequence is MTRDDRQQPSNENKPNEEKEPERPFFDGERYYTREEFFNPDDEEEEPELQKKKKGMKMTIAVILTFALLGNVLAFLPRLVNIPAVEFLTISRELSQNEDVQAYKESIVVVRGSDNKGTGFLYSEDGYIITNDHVIEGEPFVTVSFEDGDRYQAEIVDTHDVLDLAILQIPSDHGQPALTLREGWHPEQAVYVIGNPLFFNFIANQGDILGERSDGAVLLDAPVYRGNSGSPVIGEDGSVLGVVYATTRTEYQGETTRAGLFIPYEAFTDFLR, encoded by the coding sequence ATGACACGTGATGACAGACAGCAGCCCAGTAACGAAAATAAACCGAACGAGGAAAAAGAACCTGAACGTCCGTTTTTTGATGGGGAGCGTTATTATACCCGGGAGGAATTTTTCAATCCGGATGATGAGGAAGAAGAGCCGGAACTGCAGAAAAAGAAAAAAGGAATGAAAATGACGATTGCCGTCATTCTTACTTTTGCTCTTCTCGGTAACGTACTCGCTTTTTTACCAAGGCTTGTAAATATTCCGGCTGTGGAATTTCTTACAATATCCAGGGAACTTTCGCAAAACGAAGATGTACAGGCTTATAAGGAATCGATCGTAGTCGTGAGGGGTTCCGACAATAAAGGTACAGGATTTCTCTACTCTGAAGACGGCTATATCATAACCAACGATCATGTAATAGAAGGCGAGCCATTTGTGACCGTCTCATTTGAAGACGGTGACCGCTATCAGGCTGAAATCGTGGATACTCATGATGTCCTCGATCTCGCCATTCTGCAGATTCCATCGGATCACGGCCAGCCGGCTCTTACATTGAGAGAAGGCTGGCACCCGGAACAGGCGGTATATGTCATAGGAAACCCTCTGTTTTTTAATTTTATTGCGAATCAGGGGGATATTCTCGGTGAGCGGAGTGACGGCGCTGTCCTTCTTGATGCCCCTGTATACAGAGGGAACAGCGGGAGTCCGGTGATCGGCGAGGATGGTTCTGTTCTTGGTGTCGTTTACGCTACCACAAGGACCGAATATCAAGGAGAAACGACCAGAGCAGGTTTGTTTATCCCATACGAAGCATTTACCGATTTTCTCAGATAG
- the rnz gene encoding ribonuclease Z has translation MKMTFLGTGAGVPSKERNVSSLVLHTENRQNSLWLFDCGEGTQQQFLNSSPKAGKVDRIFITHLHGDHLYGLPGFLASRSFQGAERPLTIYGPAGIEAYVRTSLEISGTHLLYDCRFEEIRKSGRLFESDGYTVVTDQLDHGIPSFGYRIEAPSKPGPLLKERVQAEGIEPGPWLGELKQGKRVTLPDGRKVCGHDYIGSPIKGKTAVILGDTRKCKAAEVLSREADVVVHEATFSGEEEKRAYDFYHSTTIHAAQTARDARAKKLILTHISPRYTNPEPLLKEAVSVFAYTVIAKDFMTMIV, from the coding sequence ATGAAAATGACCTTTCTTGGGACAGGAGCAGGAGTCCCCTCCAAGGAGAGGAATGTCTCTTCTCTTGTTCTGCATACAGAGAATCGGCAGAACAGTTTATGGCTTTTTGACTGCGGGGAAGGAACCCAGCAGCAGTTTCTTAACAGCTCGCCTAAAGCCGGAAAAGTAGATAGAATCTTTATTACGCACCTGCACGGAGACCATCTGTACGGTCTTCCCGGTTTTCTTGCGAGCCGTTCTTTTCAGGGGGCTGAAAGACCGCTTACGATATACGGGCCTGCAGGTATAGAAGCGTATGTCAGGACCTCCCTTGAGATAAGCGGCACACATCTTCTGTATGACTGCCGCTTCGAAGAGATCAGAAAAAGTGGCCGCTTGTTTGAATCTGACGGCTATACTGTCGTTACTGATCAACTCGATCACGGAATTCCTTCATTCGGTTACCGTATTGAAGCTCCGTCAAAACCTGGACCGCTATTAAAGGAACGGGTTCAGGCTGAAGGAATTGAGCCGGGCCCCTGGCTCGGTGAGCTTAAACAGGGAAAAAGAGTTACTCTGCCGGACGGGCGGAAGGTATGCGGTCATGATTATATTGGCAGTCCAATCAAAGGAAAAACGGCGGTTATTCTGGGGGATACAAGGAAGTGTAAGGCAGCAGAAGTCCTTTCAAGAGAGGCGGATGTAGTGGTTCACGAAGCCACGTTCTCGGGCGAAGAAGAGAAACGGGCATATGATTTTTATCATTCCACAACCATCCATGCAGCACAAACAGCAAGAGATGCACGTGCAAAAAAGCTGATACTGACACACATCAGCCCGCGGTACACAAACCCGGAACCGCTTCTTAAAGAGGCTGTTTCTGTATTTGCATATACAGTGATTGCAAAGGATTTTATGACAATGATTGTTTAA
- a CDS encoding HAD family hydrolase, with the protein MKTKAVFIDMDGTLLTKTNRITKRTFEALEKLENEGTSVFLATGRQKEITAPYHRDLGLKTPMICLNGAGIYTASSREPLYTKPVKINEELFYSITENELCNVMVHTESGLWCRHMDETVKTWIAEGQAKPVYVGNLASRRPEEDVLKYSVRTGRRGAGFAGLFDTVESDTVIWEDGFEIMSKGTSKWRAIEHLMETYGFGPWECAAFGDGPNDLEMIKGAGTGVAMGNAIPELKKAADFITLDHEEEGLALFIERNLLQTFPA; encoded by the coding sequence TTGAAAACCAAGGCTGTATTTATTGATATGGACGGGACACTTCTGACGAAAACAAACCGGATCACCAAACGAACCTTTGAGGCGCTGGAAAAACTTGAAAATGAGGGTACCAGTGTCTTTCTTGCTACAGGAAGGCAAAAAGAAATCACTGCCCCTTATCACAGGGACCTTGGATTAAAGACGCCGATGATCTGCCTGAACGGGGCAGGCATCTATACAGCTTCTTCCCGGGAACCGCTGTATACGAAGCCGGTCAAAATCAATGAAGAGCTGTTTTACAGCATCACTGAAAATGAACTGTGCAATGTGATGGTTCACACAGAAAGCGGACTGTGGTGCAGGCATATGGATGAGACTGTGAAAACGTGGATAGCTGAAGGGCAGGCAAAGCCGGTTTATGTAGGAAACCTGGCTTCGCGACGCCCCGAAGAAGACGTTTTAAAGTACAGTGTCCGTACAGGCAGACGTGGAGCCGGTTTTGCGGGACTGTTCGACACTGTGGAGAGTGACACTGTGATCTGGGAAGATGGATTTGAAATTATGAGCAAGGGGACATCAAAATGGCGTGCAATCGAGCACCTGATGGAAACCTATGGCTTTGGTCCATGGGAATGTGCCGCGTTTGGAGACGGCCCGAATGATCTTGAAATGATTAAAGGAGCAGGAACAGGTGTAGCGATGGGGAATGCGATTCCCGAATTAAAAAAGGCAGCTGATTTTATCACCCTTGATCACGAGGAAGAAGGCCTGGCCTTGTTTATTGAAAGGAATCTGCTTCAGACGTTCCCGGCGTAG
- a CDS encoding metallophosphoesterase family protein: MRILVTGDTHMPRKGTRLPEALVRAMKTADLIIHTGDWQEKEIYEMFRKYGDVIGVFGNTDTEEIRELLQRREEITVNGFKIGIVHGDGEKKTTEKRVLESFDSSFDCIIFGHSHIPYLRYHGQSLLFNPGSPADKRKLPYFSFGIITVEEELKAEHLFFLN; encoded by the coding sequence ATGCGCATCCTTGTAACAGGAGACACACACATGCCCCGTAAAGGTACACGATTACCGGAAGCTCTTGTCCGTGCTATGAAAACAGCAGATCTGATCATCCATACAGGCGACTGGCAGGAAAAAGAGATATACGAAATGTTTCGTAAATACGGGGATGTAATAGGCGTATTCGGAAATACGGATACCGAGGAAATAAGAGAGCTTCTTCAACGCAGGGAGGAGATTACGGTAAACGGGTTTAAAATCGGGATCGTCCACGGTGACGGAGAGAAGAAAACGACTGAAAAACGGGTACTGGAATCGTTCGACAGTTCCTTTGACTGTATCATTTTTGGTCATTCCCACATCCCTTATCTCAGGTACCACGGTCAATCACTGCTGTTTAATCCCGGCTCTCCTGCAGATAAACGGAAGCTGCCGTACTTCTCCTTCGGAATTATCACTGTTGAAGAGGAACTAAAGGCTGAGCATTTATTTTTTCTGAATTAG
- a CDS encoding TRM11 family SAM-dependent methyltransferase produces the protein MNYLYTYAYTEEEHPLCQLEMRALFGCDTEEHILSSQKAMDPGRSPFIKERLDVYTKANSLSDIESYAASLPESGKTFKIEVLVSPDEETLRFRERKNIERQTGLKVKDRADLKNPDIHYGLTFHRGLWYFGRLHRGKPVWIEHQKRPFGYSTALNARVARTVVNIAVQDAPNGGTLIDPCCGIGTVLLEACSMGVDVRGSDRNPKVMYGSRKNLEYFGYEPPIELKDICDVTGNYDAAIIDMPYNLCSVMSLEDQELILSSARRFAKKAVIITIDPVEEAVRQAGFTISDRCTFFKNGSFSREVLVCN, from the coding sequence ATGAATTATTTATATACATACGCTTATACGGAAGAGGAGCATCCGCTCTGCCAACTGGAAATGCGAGCGCTGTTCGGCTGTGATACAGAGGAGCACATCCTGAGCAGCCAAAAGGCCATGGATCCGGGCAGAAGTCCGTTTATAAAAGAAAGGCTGGACGTGTATACGAAAGCAAATTCACTGAGTGACATTGAGAGCTATGCCGCCAGTCTTCCCGAGAGTGGAAAAACCTTTAAAATTGAAGTGCTGGTCAGTCCGGATGAAGAAACTCTGCGGTTCCGGGAAAGAAAAAATATTGAGAGGCAGACTGGCCTGAAGGTGAAAGACCGTGCTGACCTGAAAAACCCCGATATCCATTACGGCCTTACTTTTCATCGCGGCTTGTGGTACTTCGGCCGGCTTCACAGAGGTAAGCCGGTCTGGATCGAGCACCAGAAACGGCCGTTCGGGTATTCGACTGCTCTGAATGCCCGGGTTGCCAGAACAGTTGTCAATATTGCCGTGCAGGATGCCCCTAATGGAGGAACGCTGATCGACCCGTGCTGCGGTATTGGCACAGTCCTTCTTGAGGCTTGCTCCATGGGAGTAGATGTAAGAGGGAGTGACCGCAATCCGAAAGTTATGTACGGTTCAAGAAAAAACCTGGAATATTTTGGATACGAACCACCAATCGAACTCAAGGACATCTGCGATGTAACAGGGAACTATGATGCTGCGATTATTGACATGCCCTATAACCTCTGTTCGGTAATGAGCCTCGAGGATCAGGAACTGATTCTGTCCAGTGCACGGCGATTTGCAAAGAAGGCTGTCATCATCACCATAGATCCTGTTGAAGAGGCGGTCAGGCAGGCAGGGTTCACGATTAGCGACCGCTGCACATTTTTTAAAAACGGGTCTTTCAGCAGAGAAGTGCTCGTCTGTAATTAA
- a CDS encoding sodium-dependent transporter: protein MSERDLRPGGREQWASKIGFMLAAMGSAVGLGNIWRFSYVAGENGGAAFLLLYIAIIILIGVPIMLAEFSIGRKSQSDAVGSFQKLAPGKPWVTAGFLGVASAFIILSFYGVVAGWTLKYFVSYLTGGLWSEPADGYEAFFGGFIGSSVEPVIWQFLFMALTVGVVLMGIKKGIEKANVILMPTLAILLIIMSVYSLTLGGAQEGLAFLFAPDWSVLAEPSIYLAALGQAFFSLSLGMGALITYGSYLSSKERLPGATAGIASLDTVFAIVAGVMIFPAVFAFGIDPSSGAGLVFIVLPGIFDQITGGMLVGIAFFFLLAAAGLSSAISLLEVAVAYFMRKFSWTRKKTALFIGGLIFLLGIPSSLSMGVMADVTFFGLVFMDGMEYLSDLFLPLGGLIIALFVGWGWKKAESLEASDFGSSGIGAFWLFLLRFVAPVAILLVFLAQIGLLDWILNFFGVQL from the coding sequence ATGAGTGAGAGAGATTTACGACCTGGGGGGCGTGAGCAGTGGGCCTCCAAAATCGGCTTTATGCTTGCTGCTATGGGGTCGGCAGTCGGACTGGGGAATATCTGGCGATTTTCCTATGTAGCCGGTGAAAACGGGGGAGCGGCGTTTTTACTCCTTTACATTGCTATCATTATTCTTATTGGTGTGCCGATCATGCTGGCTGAGTTTTCGATCGGGCGAAAGTCACAGAGCGATGCAGTTGGTTCCTTTCAGAAGCTGGCACCTGGTAAACCGTGGGTAACAGCCGGATTCCTGGGTGTTGCATCAGCGTTTATTATTCTTTCTTTTTACGGTGTTGTAGCTGGGTGGACACTGAAGTATTTTGTGAGTTACCTGACCGGAGGGCTATGGAGTGAACCAGCTGATGGTTATGAGGCCTTCTTCGGCGGCTTTATCGGCAGTTCTGTAGAACCGGTCATCTGGCAGTTCCTCTTCATGGCATTAACTGTTGGGGTTGTCCTGATGGGGATCAAAAAAGGAATCGAGAAAGCAAACGTCATCCTTATGCCGACGCTTGCAATTCTATTAATTATCATGAGTGTGTACAGTCTGACTCTGGGCGGTGCCCAGGAAGGTCTTGCATTCCTGTTTGCTCCTGACTGGAGCGTCCTTGCTGAACCTAGTATCTACCTTGCAGCACTCGGTCAGGCGTTTTTCTCCCTTTCCCTTGGTATGGGTGCCCTGATCACATACGGAAGCTACCTGTCGAGTAAGGAACGGCTTCCTGGTGCTACTGCAGGAATCGCCTCTCTTGATACGGTGTTTGCCATCGTAGCCGGGGTGATGATCTTCCCTGCCGTATTCGCATTCGGTATTGATCCAAGCTCGGGAGCAGGACTTGTATTTATCGTTTTGCCTGGTATTTTTGATCAGATTACTGGAGGTATGCTCGTGGGAATTGCGTTCTTCTTCCTGCTTGCAGCAGCCGGTCTTTCTTCGGCAATCTCCCTGCTTGAGGTGGCAGTTGCCTATTTCATGCGTAAGTTCAGCTGGACACGGAAAAAGACAGCCCTTTTCATTGGCGGTCTGATTTTCCTTCTCGGTATTCCATCTTCACTGAGTATGGGTGTGATGGCCGATGTGACATTCTTTGGATTGGTCTTCATGGACGGTATGGAATATCTTTCAGACCTGTTCCTGCCGCTTGGCGGCCTGATAATTGCCCTGTTTGTAGGGTGGGGCTGGAAGAAAGCTGAATCTCTTGAAGCTTCGGATTTTGGTTCTTCCGGAATCGGAGCGTTCTGGCTGTTCCTGCTGAGGTTTGTTGCTCCTGTTGCGATTTTGCTCGTTTTCCTCGCGCAGATCGGGCTCCTTGACTGGATCCTGAATTTCTTCGGAGTACAATTATAA
- the speD gene encoding adenosylmethionine decarboxylase, which produces MTLTPEERIQLHDFNNLTKSMSFNMYDVCYTKTKEERQAYIKYIDDQYNAERLTKILTDVADIIGAHVLNVAKQDYEPQGASVTLLVAEGPVEEAPSTAFQESPGPLPESAVFHLDKSHITVHTYPEYHPDEGISTFRADIDVSTCGEISPLKALNYMIHSFDTDIMTMDYRVRGFTRDVNGHKLFIDHEINSIQNFIPDELKMYYDMIDVNIYQENIFHTKCKLKKFDLNNYLFGYTKDKLSSDEQKEITEKLQLEMDEIYYGRNISRT; this is translated from the coding sequence TTGACACTTACACCTGAGGAGCGCATTCAGCTTCATGATTTTAACAATTTGACTAAAAGCATGAGCTTTAACATGTACGATGTATGCTATACCAAAACGAAGGAAGAACGCCAGGCATATATAAAGTATATTGATGATCAGTACAATGCTGAAAGGCTCACTAAAATTCTTACAGATGTAGCCGATATTATAGGAGCCCACGTTCTTAATGTGGCAAAACAGGATTATGAACCGCAGGGAGCAAGCGTTACGCTTCTTGTCGCTGAAGGTCCTGTTGAAGAAGCGCCTTCAACGGCATTTCAGGAATCTCCCGGACCTCTGCCGGAATCAGCTGTATTTCATCTGGATAAAAGTCACATTACGGTTCACACGTATCCTGAGTATCACCCTGACGAAGGAATCTCTACGTTCAGAGCGGATATTGATGTCTCCACATGCGGCGAGATATCACCTCTTAAAGCACTTAACTATATGATTCATTCCTTCGATACTGATATTATGACGATGGATTACCGTGTAAGAGGCTTTACCCGTGATGTGAACGGTCATAAACTGTTTATCGATCATGAAATCAATTCAATTCAAAACTTTATTCCTGATGAATTAAAAATGTATTACGATATGATCGATGTTAATATCTATCAGGAAAATATCTTTCACACAAAATGCAAGCTGAAGAAGTTTGACTTGAACAACTATCTGTTCGGGTATACAAAAGATAAATTATCCAGCGATGAGCAGAAGGAAATTACTGAAAAACTCCAGCTTGAGATGGACGAAATTTATTATGGGAGAAACATAAGCCGGACATAA
- a CDS encoding alpha/beta hydrolase: protein MFLTKTIRYLSFAAAGIVLLITGFFALFYFSQDGLLFHPQPLNESRIDYVNEQYPEAKEVLTENKDGLDLHGWLIESGEDDPLLIYFGGNAEEVSYMIPDALRLENWNVLLMNYRGYGLSGGSPGEAEFFSDALTLYDEMTSEFGFESIAVMGRSMGTGPAVYLSEQRDVLGTVLVSPYDSLTRVAGDRYPLVPVSILLNHHFDNSTRAERIETPALVLIAENDEVIPPSHSEELVRSWDGDSEAVFFEGKHHNNIQTGSGYWTEITAFLDQFKQE from the coding sequence ATGTTCTTAACAAAAACCATTCGATACCTTTCATTCGCTGCTGCCGGCATCGTTCTGCTGATTACTGGGTTCTTTGCCCTGTTTTATTTTTCTCAGGACGGCCTTTTGTTTCATCCGCAGCCGTTGAATGAATCCAGGATTGATTATGTGAATGAGCAGTACCCCGAAGCAAAAGAGGTGCTCACAGAAAATAAGGACGGGCTGGACCTTCACGGATGGCTGATAGAATCTGGGGAGGACGACCCTCTGCTAATATATTTTGGGGGAAATGCCGAAGAAGTATCGTATATGATTCCGGATGCGTTGAGGCTGGAAAACTGGAACGTGCTGCTCATGAATTACAGAGGCTACGGTCTGAGCGGCGGGTCCCCGGGAGAAGCAGAATTCTTTTCTGATGCCCTTACCCTTTATGATGAGATGACCAGCGAATTCGGATTTGAAAGCATAGCGGTGATGGGCAGGAGTATGGGTACCGGCCCTGCGGTTTACCTCTCGGAACAGCGGGATGTTCTTGGAACAGTGCTAGTTTCACCATACGACAGCCTTACCCGTGTAGCAGGGGATCGTTACCCTCTCGTTCCTGTTTCCATTCTGCTGAATCATCATTTTGACAACAGCACCCGCGCAGAAAGGATTGAGACCCCTGCTCTTGTTCTGATCGCAGAAAATGATGAAGTAATCCCGCCTTCCCATTCGGAGGAACTGGTACGTTCCTGGGACGGTGATTCCGAAGCTGTATTTTTTGAAGGGAAACATCATAACAATATCCAGACAGGCAGCGGATACTGGACAGAAATTACAGCGTTTCTTGATCAGTTTAAGCAGGAATAA
- a CDS encoding two-component system sensor histidine kinase NtrB, with translation MDIQETKKASILDKHLDLGMIIDSLPIGVLVVDADGDFRYINDLIYKAWGADPSTNRSSSVHESYTGWWRDTGERVKDGDWAAVRALTRGESSYGEVIDILRFDGTEGAILNSAVPVRDQDGVVIGAIITISDITHMRKLEKELELHKNYLHDLVEIKTEELTEKNEKLHREIIQKEHYQKKVRQMDQLHLVGEMATGFAHEIRNPLTTVKGYLQLMSEKHDLAEYEPAISLMLDEIGKADQIITSFLQLAKDKTNNPRPIALSRIIDDMIPQLQKLGEKRKQTIKKETAAVLPRIVADPDEISEMILQLAQNGCEAMKKDETLTLRTKLKNGKVLLIVQDEGRGISEDIKDKAGTPFFTTKDHNPGLGMPICYSIAKRNGADINVESCPDGTTVAVTFHSIENACP, from the coding sequence GTGGATATTCAGGAAACGAAAAAAGCTTCTATACTGGACAAACATCTGGACCTTGGAATGATCATCGATTCGCTGCCCATCGGGGTACTGGTCGTAGACGCCGATGGAGATTTTCGTTATATAAATGATTTGATTTATAAAGCCTGGGGAGCGGATCCTTCAACAAACCGTTCCTCTTCTGTTCACGAATCCTATACCGGGTGGTGGAGAGACACTGGCGAGAGAGTAAAGGATGGCGACTGGGCAGCTGTCAGAGCATTGACCCGCGGGGAATCCTCTTACGGTGAAGTGATCGATATCTTACGTTTTGACGGAACAGAAGGGGCTATTCTAAACTCTGCTGTTCCTGTAAGGGATCAAGATGGTGTTGTCATTGGCGCCATAATTACGATTTCAGACATCACACATATGCGCAAGCTTGAAAAAGAACTGGAACTCCATAAGAATTATCTTCACGATCTGGTGGAAATCAAAACAGAAGAACTAACTGAAAAAAACGAGAAACTTCATAGAGAAATCATTCAGAAAGAACATTATCAGAAGAAAGTCCGGCAAATGGATCAACTTCACCTCGTCGGGGAAATGGCAACCGGCTTTGCCCACGAGATTCGTAATCCTCTGACAACTGTTAAAGGATACCTTCAACTGATGTCAGAAAAACATGATCTTGCCGAATACGAGCCGGCAATCAGCCTGATGCTTGATGAGATTGGAAAGGCTGATCAGATTATAACGAGCTTTCTGCAGCTTGCGAAAGATAAAACGAATAACCCCCGGCCGATTGCCCTATCCCGTATCATTGATGATATGATCCCGCAACTTCAAAAACTCGGTGAAAAAAGAAAGCAGACGATAAAAAAAGAAACAGCCGCTGTGCTTCCCCGTATCGTCGCTGACCCTGATGAAATCAGTGAAATGATTTTACAGCTGGCACAGAACGGCTGTGAAGCCATGAAAAAAGACGAAACGCTTACACTCAGAACAAAGCTGAAAAACGGAAAAGTACTGCTGATCGTTCAGGATGAAGGGCGGGGAATCAGTGAGGATATAAAGGATAAAGCCGGCACGCCGTTTTTTACAACCAAAGATCACAATCCCGGTCTCGGCATGCCGATCTGTTACAGCATTGCCAAAAGAAATGGTGCTGATATTAATGTTGAATCCTGCCCGGATGGCACAACAGTAGCAGTCACATTCCACTCTATTGAAAACGCCTGTCCTTGA
- a CDS encoding chymotrypsin family serine protease, producing the protein MPKFSKAQMDSIRNIKTRQTEADFLKKENVVGVGIGEKVTGGKPAGKAALITYVTKKQDPSALKEEDLVPAFVEGVETDVIEIGQPSAQTEISREMRTLPDNQLSSKIRPVKGGWSVGHPDVTAGTAGAVVFGREGDRAGKYFILSNNHVMANSNEAQEGDPILQPGSVDGGTLPDDQVAVLSAFIPIDLTPNVPLEEHDNLVDAAIAEGSLQELDREVYWSGYIKGSLQKDEVDTGLRIRKTGRTSGYTSGEVTGIEATIDVNFGGNRTARFRDQIVTTPLSEGGDSGSVVTDHENRAVGLLFAGSTQATILNQIEHVRTLLRIEFV; encoded by the coding sequence ATGCCTAAGTTTTCAAAAGCGCAAATGGACAGTATCCGGAATATAAAAACCCGGCAGACCGAAGCTGATTTTCTGAAAAAGGAAAACGTCGTCGGCGTCGGGATCGGTGAAAAAGTGACAGGCGGTAAGCCTGCAGGAAAAGCAGCTCTCATTACTTACGTAACAAAGAAACAGGACCCATCTGCATTAAAAGAAGAAGACCTGGTTCCTGCTTTTGTAGAGGGAGTGGAAACGGATGTGATCGAGATCGGCCAGCCGTCTGCACAGACTGAAATCAGTCGAGAGATGCGAACACTGCCGGATAACCAGCTCTCTTCAAAAATACGGCCTGTAAAGGGCGGATGGAGTGTCGGGCACCCGGACGTGACAGCCGGTACAGCGGGAGCTGTTGTTTTTGGCAGGGAAGGTGATCGTGCCGGGAAGTATTTTATCCTTTCAAACAACCATGTCATGGCGAACAGTAATGAGGCACAGGAGGGAGATCCGATCCTGCAGCCCGGTTCTGTAGACGGCGGCACCCTCCCGGACGATCAGGTTGCTGTGCTGAGCGCCTTTATCCCGATTGATCTTACGCCTAATGTCCCGCTGGAAGAACATGATAACCTCGTGGATGCTGCCATCGCAGAAGGCTCTCTGCAGGAGCTTGACAGGGAAGTTTACTGGAGCGGTTATATAAAGGGAAGCCTTCAGAAGGATGAAGTGGACACGGGGCTTCGTATAAGGAAAACCGGCCGTACGAGTGGCTATACTTCAGGAGAAGTTACAGGGATTGAAGCAACGATTGATGTGAACTTCGGCGGGAACAGGACCGCCCGCTTCAGAGATCAGATCGTGACCACTCCATTATCTGAGGGAGGAGACAGCGGTTCGGTTGTCACCGATCACGAAAACAGAGCCGTTGGGCTTCTGTTTGCCGGCAGTACCCAGGCAACGATTCTAAATCAGATTGAACATGTCCGGACCCTGTTAAGAATCGAATTTGTTTAA